A region of Mycoplasmopsis bovirhinis DNA encodes the following proteins:
- a CDS encoding Asp-tRNA(Asn)/Glu-tRNA(Gln) amidotransferase subunit GatC: MKQINNEKIKRIVESLMFEPNDQVINNIIKNWNDLSKSIELFNNFNLENLEPMTHIDQSYQIDFLREDIPSQINSITKETILTNTKNKDDDYVILAKVVQ; the protein is encoded by the coding sequence ATGAAACAAATAAATAATGAAAAGATTAAAAGAATAGTTGAATCATTAATGTTTGAACCAAATGATCAAGTAATTAATAATATTATTAAAAACTGAAATGACCTTAGTAAGAGCATTGAATTATTTAATAATTTTAATTTAGAAAATCTCGAGCCAATGACACATATTGATCAAAGTTATCAAATAGATTTTTTACGTGAAGATATTCCTAGTCAAATTAATTCTATAACTAAAGAAACTATTTTAACTAATACTAAAAATAAAGATGATGATTATGTTATTTTAGCTAAGGTGGTACAATAA
- a CDS encoding RluA family pseudouridine synthase, protein MFEILATKNDQGRTLYKLLCKYLNNLTKSRLEKIFRKKDIKVNGIRTNDKSFKVSENDHIIIYGVFDANKQQEIKLVKPNLNILYEDDNILLIDKVPGLIVHGEENSLDDQVLAYLGFVQKDSFKPSHVGRLDKATSGLILYAKNYETLTMLNAKHKYFTKKYLFKSNLELKPNQKIDLTIYLVKDEADQKVKAYAKEMPNSQKAQTLFYLEKNDKIAQLVTGRKHQIRVSLQYLHKPIWGDKKYGGKPSQRLMLHSFYLQFKELTGNLKYLNKKEFWTEKPKW, encoded by the coding sequence ATGTTTGAAATCTTAGCAACAAAAAATGATCAAGGAAGAACCTTGTACAAACTTCTATGTAAGTATTTAAATAATTTAACAAAATCTAGATTAGAAAAAATATTCCGTAAAAAAGATATTAAAGTCAATGGGATTAGAACTAATGACAAAAGTTTTAAAGTTAGTGAAAATGACCATATCATTATTTATGGAGTTTTCGATGCAAATAAACAACAGGAAATAAAACTAGTTAAGCCAAATTTAAATATTCTTTATGAAGATGATAATATTTTATTAATTGATAAAGTACCTGGCCTCATTGTGCACGGGGAAGAGAACTCATTAGATGATCAAGTTTTAGCTTATTTAGGCTTTGTGCAAAAAGATAGTTTTAAACCTTCACATGTCGGTAGACTTGATAAAGCTACTAGTGGATTAATACTTTATGCAAAAAACTATGAAACATTAACTATGCTTAATGCAAAGCATAAATATTTCACTAAGAAATATTTATTTAAATCTAATTTAGAATTAAAACCAAATCAAAAAATAGATTTAACTATTTATCTTGTTAAAGACGAAGCTGATCAAAAAGTTAAAGCATATGCAAAAGAAATGCCTAACTCTCAAAAAGCTCAAACCTTGTTTTATTTAGAAAAAAATGACAAAATTGCTCAACTTGTAACTGGTCGCAAACACCAAATTCGAGTTAGTTTACAATACTTGCACAAACCAATTTGAGGTGATAAAAAATATGGTGGTAAACCATCTCAAAGACTAATGCTTCATTCATTTTATTTGCAATTTAAAGAGTTAACAGGTAATTTAAAATATTTAAACAAAAAAGAATTTTGAACAGAAAAACCTAAATGGTAG